GAAATCAGGCATTACAGGCAGCAGCCGGTACCTATTTCCAACTCTTGGACGCAGATGATATCCTGGAAAAAGATAAGCTAAAATTGCAAGTGGCATACTTGGAAGAAAACCCAGAAATAGACCTGATGTATAGCAGCATGATCTTTTTTAAAGAAGCCGATCCCAATTATGTTGTAGGTCCAAAATTAATGCATGACAAACAGCCGGTATCTGGTAGTGGAGAAGCATTGTTAAAACAACTCTTGGACGATAATCTTTTTTTACCAGGTTGTATGTTTTTTCGGAGAAGCCTATATGAAGAAGTCGGGCTATTTAAAAAAGGCATAGAGGGGATTGAAGATTGGGATTACTGTTATCGGGCAGCCTTATTGCAAAAGACCTTCTTTCATGATAGCAGAAGCGGAACCTGTTTGCTAGTTCGGAGTCACGATAACAATGCCTCTAACAATAGCAAAACAATGCTTATCCATAAGATCAAAGCCAGGCTGGCTTTGATGGAAGAGACAGATGCGCTCCTGACCAAAAAGCAGGCAGCATTTTCTAAAAGTTTTCTATACCGGGCTGGTAGGCTACACAAAGCATTTTTGAATCGCGATAAGTCCCGGTTGTATTTATATCATGACAATATTTTTAAAGGAGTCGGTAGCGTATTACGGCACGGATACTATTCCGGTAAACCTTTTTTCGCATTGTATGATGGAGCATATTGGATTAAAGAGCGAATAAAAAGAAAGATGCGATGGCCGTAGCGTTAATCCGGGTATTGGAAATGAATCCACTAATGAATTTGTTATAGTAAAGCTGAGGATAAGCTTCAGTTAGCATTGTAAGTTTGAAAACACACTTCTATATGCCGCCTTTAAAAAACAAGAAGTTTGATGAACTGATTGTGCTCTATGATTTTACGCTGGCAGGAGGTGCAAGTAGGCCCATCTATAATTATTACAAGCATCAACAAGAATCAGCTGGAAAAAGAATGGTTTTGTTGCGCTTGTTTACCAGGCGTAGCTTTTTGAAGTTGTGGTATTATGGTTTCTTGTCTGAACGGATAATTATAAACGGTCTCCCTTGCTTTAACTATTGGCAGGTTCTTTTGCTTTGCGTTTTAAAAAGAGGAGTGGTGATCTATTTGCATGAGGCAGCACCTCATGTCGAACCTTTTGCACAAAGACATGCCTTAAAATTCAAAGCTTTTTGTTGGATGCTTCGGAATAGAAAGGTAGCTTTTGTTTCTGAATGGCAAAGGCATTACTTTTTAAAGTGGACGACCGTTCCACGTTATAAAATAGTTTACAACAACATAAATTTTCCTTATGAGCAAAAGGCTGAAAAAGGTAAGATAACCATTGCTATGGTGGGTTACCAAAGTCGTTATAAGAATGCTGGGTTTTTCTCGAAAGTGGCTGATGAGGCTGTTAACAGGTACCTGCCTTATGAGTTTATTTGGATAGGGGGGGAAGGAGGAGAAATGAGCCAGATGTACCACTCTCCAAATGTTCGGTGGTTAGGTGATCTGGAACATGTAATGGATGCACTCAACAGTATTGATATTTTGTTTTTCACCTCTTACGGCGACACATTTGG
This genomic interval from Flavisolibacter tropicus contains the following:
- a CDS encoding glycosyltransferase family 2 protein — translated: MTSAPLVSVILPCYNYGRYLSDALESLLAQTYTTWECIIVNDGSTDETEEVAKRFAQKDTRFKYIYQKNSGVSMARNQALQAAAGTYFQLLDADDILEKDKLKLQVAYLEENPEIDLMYSSMIFFKEADPNYVVGPKLMHDKQPVSGSGEALLKQLLDDNLFLPGCMFFRRSLYEEVGLFKKGIEGIEDWDYCYRAALLQKTFFHDSRSGTCLLVRSHDNNASNNSKTMLIHKIKARLALMEETDALLTKKQAAFSKSFLYRAGRLHKAFLNRDKSRLYLYHDNIFKGVGSVLRHGYYSGKPFFALYDGAYWIKERIKRKMRWP
- a CDS encoding glycosyltransferase, producing the protein MLYDFTLAGGASRPIYNYYKHQQESAGKRMVLLRLFTRRSFLKLWYYGFLSERIIINGLPCFNYWQVLLLCVLKRGVVIYLHEAAPHVEPFAQRHALKFKAFCWMLRNRKVAFVSEWQRHYFLKWTTVPRYKIVYNNINFPYEQKAEKGKITIAMVGYQSRYKNAGFFSKVADEAVNRYLPYEFIWIGGEGGEMSQMYHSPNVRWLGDLEHVMDALNSIDILFFTSYGDTFGLVITEALYKGKKVVSFIENGLAPFVSKLKGCRVYEQFDESLVLELIDQVLKEEVNVKEHRDLVEHLCSMDNFKSRLEELFAMPDE